In the genome of Sphingomonas sp. LR60, the window AGATGGCCGAGGCCGATCAGGACGTCTATGCCGCTGCGATCTCGGGCGCGCCGGTCAGCGACTGGCACCTGTATGACACGCATTATACCGAGCGGTACATGGGCGATCCGCGTGTCGACGGCGTCGCCTATGACGCGTCGCGTGCGGTGATCGATCCGAAGAAGATCACCACGCCGCTGCTGCTGATGCACGGCATGGCCGACGACAACGTCTTCCTCGACAATTCCACCAAGGTGGCGGCGGACCTGCAGGCCGCCGACATGCCGTTCGAGATGATGCTCTATCCCGGCAAGACGCATTCGGCGGTGCGCGACATCCACGTCTGGACGACGATCGAGCGCTTCCTCGACCGGCACATCGGCGACAAGCCGGAATGACCCGATCGCGACGACGGTGTCATTTCGCCGTCGTCGTCGTTGGCTAACGCCCCCGCGATGCGCTTCCTGACCCTGTTTCACCTGTCGCCGTTCCTCGACACCGCGATCAGTTACGTGACCGCCTTCGTGCTCGGCACGGCGATCGGGGCGGAGCGGCAGTATCGGCAGCGGACGGCGGGGCTGCGCACGAATGCGCTGGTGGCGATCGGTGCGGCCGCGTTCGTCGACCTCGGTCAACGACTGGGCGGCGACGTCGAGTCGATCCGGGTCATCTCCTATGTCGTATCCGGGATCGGTTTCCTCGGCGCCGGCGTCATCATGAAGGAGGGGATGAACGTCCGCGGCCTCAACACCGCCGCGACGTTATGGTGTTCGGCCGCCGTCGGGGCGATCGCCGGGTCCGACATGGTGGCGGAGGCGGTGTTGCTGACCGGTGTGGTGCTGTTCGCCAACACCGCGCTTCGGCCATTGGTCGACGCGATCAACCGCATTCCGTTCGCGGGCGGCACGGTGGAGGCGACCTATAGCGTGACGATCACGGTCGCGGTCGAGGAAGCGGGGCCGCTCGGCGATCTGCTGGTCGAGCATCTGGAGAATGCGCAACTGCCGGTCGCCGACCTCGCGACGCAGGAACGCGGCGAGGAACAGGTCGCGCTCGTCGCCACCCTGGTCGGCACGAATGTGGCGCATAGCGAACTGGATACGCTGGTCGAGCACCTGTCGCGCGTCCATGGCATCGACCACGCCACCTGGCAGGTAAGCACGCACGATTAGGAAAGCGGATGGACGACCTTGCGCAACGGCGATAGGGCCGGGCCATCAGCGGAGGTTTTGATGGGTTATCGGGTAGTAGTGGCGGGAGCCACGGGCAATGTCGGGCGCGAGATGGTCAACATCCTCGCCGAGCGGCAGTTTCCGGCGGACGAGATCGCGGTGCTCGCCTCGTCGCGCTCGGTCGGTGACCAGATCGAGTACGGCGACACCGGCCGGATGCTCAAGGTGCAGAACATCGAGCATTTCGATCCCGCCGGCTGGGACATGGCGCTGTTCGCGATCGGCAGCGAGGCCACCGCGGTCTATGCGCCGAAGTTCGCCGCGGCGGGCTGCACCGTGATCGACAATTCGTCGCTCTACCGCATGGACCCCGACGTGCCGCTGATCGTGCCGGAGGTGAATGCCGCCGCGATCGACGGCTACAAGCGCAAGAACATCATCGCCAACCCGAATTGCTCGACCGCGCAGATGGTCGTCGCGCTCAAGCCGCTGCACGACGCCGCCACGATCAAGCGCGTCGTCGTCGCGACCTATCAATCGGTGTCGGGCGCGGGCAAGATCGGGATGGACGAGCTGTTCGAGCAGAGCCGCAACATCTTCGTCGGCGACCCGGCCGAGCCGAAAAAGTTCACCAAGCAGATCGCCTTCAACGTCATCCCGCACATCGACAGCTTCCTCGACGACGGGTCGACCAAGGAAGAGTGGAAGATGGTTGTCGAGACCAAGAAGATCCTCGATCCCAAGATCAAGGTGACCGCCACCTGCGTGCGCGTGCCGGTGTTCGTCGGCCATTCCGAGGCGCTGAACATCGAGTTCGAGAACGAACTGTCGGCCGAGGACGCGCAGAACATCCTGCGCGAAGCGCCCGGCGTGATGCTGATCGACAAGCGCGAGGACGGTGGTTACGTCACCCCGATCGAAAGCGCCGGCGACGACGCCACCTATGTCAGCCGCGTCCGCGAGGACCCCACGGTCGAGAACGGCCTGGCGTTGTGGTGCGTCAGCGACAACCTCCGCAAGGGCGCGGCGCTCAATGCGGTGCAGATCGCCGAACTGCTCGGCCGCCGGCATCTCAAGAAGGCCGACGAGACCGGCGAGGAAGACTTCCAGGCGGTGCTGACCGCGGAGTAAGCATACTCTACCCGTCATTCCCGCGAAGGCGGAATCCAGACGCGCAGGCCTTCGAAAGAGCCCTGACGTCATAGGTTCTGGATCCCCGCCTTCGCGGGGATGACGGCCGTCGAGAGGGGGCAGCCGTACGCCCCCTCAATACCCGCGATACCGCCCCGGCCGATGCCACGCGATCAAGATCCCGCTGATCGCCGCCGACGACACCGCCGACCACCCGACCCGCTCAGGCGGCAGAAACGCTAGCGCGGTCAGCAGGATGAGCGTGTCGATCGCCATCTGCGTCCGTCCGGCGTTCCATCCGCGCGTCTTCTGCAGCCACAAGGTCACCACCCCGGTCCCGCCGATCCCGGCATGATGCCGCGCCAGCGCCAGCGCACCGAAGCCGATCACCGATCCACCCGCCAGCGCCGCGAAGGCCGGATCGATATGCGCGATCGTCAGTCCGATCCGCGTCCACGTCCCCAACGCCGCCACCCCCGCACCGACCAGCACGGTACGCAGCGTGAAACGCCGTCCCATCGCCTTCCACGCCAGCCACATGAAGGGCAGGTTGATCAACGTGAACAGCGCGCCCGTCGGCAGCGGCACCGCATAGGAGATCAGCAACGCGATTCCCGCGGTCCCGCCCGTCACCAGCCCGGCGGCGTGCAGCAGCGCCAGCCCGAGCACAACGAGGATGCAGCCGAGCGTCAGCGCATAGGCGTCCTCGATGGCGGAATGGGGCAGGGGCTGGTCCGGCGTCACAAGCAATCCCTATCCACGTCGGTGGTGTGCTGCAACGCAGCATCGATGGACGCGGCGCGTGCCGGTGCGTAGAGCCGGCGGCATGAGCCCTATCATGACCGGTGGCTGCCAGTGCGGCGGCATACGCTACAGCGTCGTGGTGACCGACGACGACGCCTATCTCTGTCATTGTCGGATGTGCCAGCGCGCGACCGGCGGCGTATTCGCGGCGCTCAAACAAGTGCCCCGCGCCGCGGTCACCTGGACGACCCGCCAGCCCGATCGTCGTGCTTCGTCGGAAATCGCTCAGCGCGGCTTCTGTGCCGAATGCGGCACGCCGCTGACCTACGAAGGTGTGAGGTCGGACAATCTGGACCTGACGGTCGGAAGCTTCGACGAAGCGCACCGGTTGAAACCGGTCGGACATTTCGGCGTCGAAAGCCGCCACCCGGCCTGGAGAGACACGGCAAACCTGCCCGAGAAGCGGACGCAGGATCTCCCGAACATCGTCAGCCAATGGATGGAAACGCGCGGCCATGTCCCCGACTGAAACCCGATATTTCGATAGCTTCGACGGACAGCGGATCGCGTGGCGTGAGTTGGGGGAAGGGCGCCCCGTGGTGCTGATCCACGGTTTCTTCTCCGATGCGCAGACCAATTGGTTGAAATACGGCCATGCCGCCGCGATCGCCGCGGCCGGTTTCCGGGTGATCATGCCCGATCTGCGGGCACACGGCGAAAGCGCCCGACCGCACGACAGCGCGTCATACCCACCCGACGCTTTGGCGCGGGATGGTCACGCGTTGCTCGCTCATCTCGGGTTGAGTGATTACGATCTCGGCGGTTATTCGCTGGGCGCGCGAACGACGGTACGGATGCTCGCGACCGGCGCGACGCCGCGTCGCGTGGTGATCGCCGGCATGGGCCTGGACGGCATCACTCGCGCCGACCGCCGCGCCGGACACTTCCGCAACATCCTGACCAACCTCGGGAAACACGAACGCGGCAGCCCCGAATGGATGGCCGAGGCGTTCCTGAAGACGACCGGTGGCGATACCGTCGCGCTGCTCGGGATCATCGACACGTTCGTCGGCACCCCCGAGGCTACGCTCGAGGCGATCGTGCAGCCGGTGCTGGTCGTCAGCGGCAAGGACGACGACGACAACGGCTCCGCGCCCGCCCTCGCCGACGCGCTCCCGCAGGCACGCTATGTCGAGGTGCCGGGCAACCACATGAGTGCGGTGACCAAAGCCGAACTCGGCCAGGCGATCGCAAGCTTTCTCAAAGGATAAGGCTCAATCCCGGTCATCCCGGACTTGATCCGGGATCCCGCTTCTTCTGCTCGCGAGTAAGCGACGCCCCGGAAGAAAACCGGGGCGTCGGACGAAATCACGCCTTCTCGGGGATCGTGTTCTCGTCGGCGATCTTCGCCTCGAATGACTTGGAAGAATCCTTGCCATCCGGCTGATGCGCCTTGGCCTTCTTCGCGCCGTCGGGTGCAGGAAGCTGCGGCGACTTGGGCGTTGAGCCACGTAGCGTCAGCAGCGCAGCCGTCGCTGCCGCACCGATCGCCGCGACGCCGCCGGCGATCGCCGCCGCGCCCCATTTGCCGCCGACCTTGTCGATCGCGGACTCGCTGCGCGACGCGGACTTTCGGCCCGTCGTGGCCCGCGGCTTCGCCGGCGTGGCGCGGGCGCGCTTGGTCGCCGGCTTCTTGGCGGGGGCGGCGCTGGTATCCGACTTCGTCGCCTTCGTCTTGGCAGCCCGAGGCGCCGCCGCCTTCGGCGCAGCGGCCTTGCGCGGCGCACGGCGGCGCGGAGTGGCGGGCTTCGATGCCGCCGGCGTCGGCGTATCGCTGGTGTCGTCGGCCATGATCTGCTCCCATATCGATGGTTTCGGGAGCGCAACGCACGGACGCCGCTGTGTTTCCAAGCCGATCAGCGAAACGGCGGCTCGTTGAACGCGCGCAGCTTGCGGCTGTGCAGCTTCGCACCCTCGCGACGCAGCTCCTCGCACGTCTCGATCCCGATCCGCATATGTTCGCTGATCGCGCGTTCGTAGAAGCGATTGGCCTGGCCGGGCAGTTTCAACTCGCCGTGCAGCGGCTTGTCCGAGACGCACAGCAACGTTCCATAAGGCACGCGGAAACGATAGCCCTGCGCCGCGATCGTCGCCGATTCCATGTCGATCGCCACGGCGCGGCTGAGCGAGAAGCGCAGCGCCGAGCGGGCGTAGCGAAGCTCCCAGTTACGATCGTCGGTGGTGACGATCGTCCCGGTACGCAGCCGCCGCTTCAATTCGTCGCCTGACTGACCCGACACCGTCTCCGCCGCGCGCGCCAGCGCCTGTTGTACCTCGGCGATCGCCGGCACGGGAATTTCGGGCGGCAGCATGTCGTCGAGCACATGGTCGTCGCGCAGGTAGGCGTGCGCGAGCACATAATCGCCGATCCGCTGCGACGGCCGCAGCCCGCCGCAATGCCCGATCATCACCCACGCTTCCGGGCGCATCACCGCGAGATGGTCGCAGATCGTCTTTGCGTTCGATGGGCCGACGCCGATGTTGACGAGCGTGATCCCCGTGCGGTCGTCGGCCATCAAATGATAGGCCGGCATCTGCAACCGCCGCCATGCGCTGTCGTCGAGCATCGCGGGATCGTCGCCCGCCTTGAACAGCACGCCGCCCGGCCCCGACAGCGCGGTGAAGCGGCCTCCCTCGCTCACCTGCTGCGCACCCCAGCGGACGAATTCGTCGACATAGCGGTGATAGTTGGTGAACAGCACGTAGCGCTGGACATGCTCGGGCGGGGTGCCGGTGTAATGACGCAGCCGCGCAAGGCTGAAGTCGGTACGCAACCCGTCGAACAATGCCAGCGGGCGCGTGCCGTCGATCGACGCCCATAGCCCGTCGGCGATCTCGTCGCCGATAAACGCCAGTTCGGTGGTCGGAAAATAGCGTGCCAGCTCGGCAGCGGAAGTCGCGTCCAGGCTCAACGCATGATGCGGTTCGATGACATAGGGGTAGGGGATCTCCTGCGTCCCCGGGACCGCATCGACCTTAACGTCGTAATCCTCGATCAACAGCGTCAGCTGCTCGACCAGATAATCGGCGAACGCCGCGGGTTTGGTGACGCTGATGCGATAGTCGCCAGGGCTGACCAGCCGCCCGAACGAGCGCATCGGGGTAGGGCGTCCGTCGCCACCGGCAAAGCGCAAGCGGATTTCGGGATAGGCGAACGCGCCGTCGTTTCGCGCGCTGCGTTCGGGCACGGAGCCATCGGCGATATAGGCGGTAATCGCCGCCTTCAGTCGGTCGACGGAGGCGGTGTAGAGCCGGTCGAGTTCCCGGACGAGGTCGTTCGCTGTCATGTCGGACGGTTACATAGTCCGCATGACCGGGGCAAGTCGCCCCGCCGTCAAACGGCGGGGCGTGTAACGCTCACAGTGTTTCGAGCAGGTGATCCGCCGAGCTGACGCGGAACTCGCCGGGTGCCTCGACATGAAGCGACTCGACGACGCCATCGTTGACGACCATCGCATACCGCTGGCTGCGGCGGCCCATCCCGAACTTTGTGCCGTCCATATCGAGACCCAGCGCGGCCGCGAAATCGGCATTGCCGTCGGCCAGCATCGTGATGCCCTGCGCGTCATTGGCCTTTGCCCATGCCTCCAGCACGAACGGATCGTTGACCGCGGTGCAGGCGATCTCATCTATGCCCTTCGCCTTCAACGCGTCGGCCTTCTCGATGAAACCGGGGAGGTGCTTGGCCGAGCAGGTCGGCGTGTACGCGCCGGGCACGGCGAACAGCGCCACGCGGCGGCCCTTGAAATAGTCGGCGGTGTCGATCGGCTCGCGGCCATCGGCGACAAGCTTCGTAAGCTGCACGGAAGGAAGGGGTTCGCCGATACCGATGGGCATATAGATAACTCCGGTTAGGATGGGCGCCAGCGATGGCGAGTGCGCGCGGCGATTTCAAGCTTTGGCAACCGCGGCCGGAGCGCCTAAGTCACAGCCATGGAGCAAGCGACCTATTTCACCGGCCAGTTCCTGCTCGCGATGCCGGGCATCGGCGACGCGCGGTTCGATCATTCGGTGATTGCGATGTGCAGCCATGACGAACAGGGTGCACTCGGGATCGGCGTGGGCGCGACCGTCAACGGCCTCGGGCTGCACGAGGTGCTGGAGCAACTGGAGATCGCGCCCGGAGTCGCGCCCGACGCGCCGGTGCATTTCGGCGGACCCGTCGAGCCGCGGCGCGGCTTCGTTCTCCATTCGGACGATTGGGGCGGTCAGGACACGCTCGATGTCGCGGGCCGCTGGCGCCTGTCGGGAACGCTCGACGTGTTGCGGGCGATCGCTGCGGGAACCGGACCGTCGCAATGGCTGGTCGCGCTCGGCTATGCCGGATGGGGGCCGGGACAGCTCGAGGTCGAATTGACGCGACACGGCTGGCTCAATGTCGAGGACACGACGGACATGCTGTTCGCCACCCCGGTCGAGGAACGCTGGACGCGCGGCTTCGTCGCGGCCGGCGTCGATCCGCGGCTATTGTCGAGCCAGTGCGGTCATAGCTGACGCGTTCTCGATGCGAGCGCGGTCCAGGGCGTCGCCGCTCGTCCATATTCTTGAACAAGGCAGTGTCCCCGTGCGCCGGGAAGCGCCACCGATGGGCACCGATCACATATAAAGATACCTTTATATTTGATCCGCGCAGGCATCGCGGCTAAGGCGCGCGGATGCCGATCGGTGTGGTGCATGCCTTGGTCGGCCTCATCTGAGTGGAGACAACGCCGTGGCAACCGCCCCCGTGCTCGAAAAGAACGACTACGTCATCAAGGACATCGGCCTCGCCGACTTCGGTCGCGCCGAGATCAACATCGCCGAGACGGAGATGCCCGGCCTGATGGCGCTGCGCGAAGAGTATGGCGCAGCACAGCCGCTGAAGGGCGCGCGGATCACCGGATCGCTGCACATGACGATCCAGACCGCCGTCCTCATCGAAACCCTCACCGCGCTGGGCGCCGACGTGCGCTGGGCGACCTGTAACATCTTCTCAACGCAGGATCATGCCGCCGCCGCCATCGCCGCTGCGGGCATCCCGGTGTTCGCCGTGAAGGGCGAGACGCTCGCCGATTACTGGGATTACGTCGGGTCGATCTTCGACTGGGACGTCAACGGTGACGGCCAGACCGCCAACATCATCCTCGACGATGGCGGCGACGCGACGATGTTCGCGCTGTGGGGCGCGAAGCTCGAAGCCGGTGCGACCTTCGGCGAGCCGGAGAACGACGAAGAAGTCGAATTCCAGCGTTCGGTCAAGGCGTTCATCGCCAAGAAGCCGGGCTACCTGACCGAGACCGTCAAGAACCTGAAGGGCGTGTCGGAAGAGACGACCACCGGCGTGCACCGTCTGTACGAGATCGCGAAGAAGGGCGAGCTGCCGTTCCCGGCGATCAACGTCAACGACTCGGTCACCAAGTCGAAGTTCGACAACCTCTACGGCTGCAAGGAATCGCTGGTCGACGCGATCCGTCGCGCCACCGATGTGATGCTCGCCGGCAAGGTCGCGTGCGTCGCGGGCTTCGGTGACGTCGGCAAGGGCTCGGCACAGTCGCTGCGCAACGGCGGCGCCCGCGTGATGGTGACCGAGGTCGACCCGATCTGCGCCTTGCAGGCGGCGATGGAAGGCTTCGAAGTCGTGACGATGGACGAGGCGGTGAAGCGTGCGGACATCTTCTGCACCGCCACCGGCAACGCCGACGTCATCACCGCCGATCACATGAAGGCGATGAAGCCGATGGCGATCGTCTGCAACATCGGCCACTTCGACAGCGAGATCCAGATCGCGGCGCTCAGCAACTATGAGTGGACCGAAGTGAAGCCGGGAACCGACCTGGTGAAGTTCCCCGATGGCAAGCAGATCATCATCCTCGCCAAGGGGCGTCTGGTGAACCTGGGCTGCGCGACCGGTCACCCGTCGTTCGTGATGTCGGCGTCGTTCACCAACCAGACGCTCGCGCAGATCGAGCTGTGGACCAAGTCCGAGAACTACAAGAACGAGGTCTACGTCCTGCCGAAGCACCTCGACGAGAAGGTCGCGGCGCTGCACCTCGAGAAGCTGGGCGTCCAGCTGTCGAAGCTGACCCCGAAGCAGGCCGGTTACATTGGCGTGCCGGTCGAGGGGCCGTTCAAGCCGGATCACTATCGCTACTGATCGCACGATCGGCGATGGCGAACGAAGGGCGGGGCCATTGGCCTCGCCCTTTTTCGTGAGCGCGCGCCGCGCCGCTTGCCGCTAGTCGATGCCGACCCTAGACAAGCGCTATGTCGCGGATCTCGCACGCTCTATGACGCCGTTACCGCCGGGCATCGCGATCGCGATCGGCGCGGTCGTGCTGTTGCTCGTGTTCGCTGGAGTCGTGTTGATCGCGCTGGGACTGCGCGCGCGCGCCGGCGCGGTCGAAGCGGTGCGGGAGCGCGAGACCATCGAGACGTTGCTCGCGAGCGCGCCGATGCAGCCGATGGTGGTGCTGCCCGATGGGCGCGTCGAGATGGCGCGTCGGGTGGCCGACTGGCTGGGCTTCACTGACATCCCGGCCTATTTCCAGGAGGTCGAGGCAGCAGGCTGGGGCCTGCATCCTCATGAGGCTGCGGCGATGTCGAGCGGGCTCGCCGCTTGCCAGCGATCGGCACGCCCCTTCACGCATACGATCCACGCACGCGATGGCGGGCGGACGTTGACCGTGCAGGGCGACCGCCGCGGCGAGGCCGTCATCCTGTGGTTCTACGATTCGACCGCCAGCGAAGGCGAGATGCGGCGGCTCGGCAACGACTTCAACGATTTGTCTGATGCGTTCGATGCGCTGACCGGGCTGGTCGAAGCCGCGCCTTTGCCGATGTGGTACCGCGATGGTGACCTGCAACTCGCGATGGTCAACTCGGCCTATGTCACGGCAGTCGAGGGCAGCGACGCCGGCGATGTCGTTGGGCGCGGGCTGGAACTGGTCGACGGTTCGGGGCAGGGCAGTCCGACCGCCGGCGCGGCGCAAGCGCGCGACGAGCGCCGGCCGCAGCAGCGTGTGCTGCCCGCCACGATCGGTGGCGCGCGGCGGGCGTTGCGCATCCACGACGTCCCGCTGCCGGTCGGCGGGGTGGCGGGCTATGCCATCGATATCGAAGAATTGGAGCAAAGCCACGCCCGCGAGCGGCGGTTCGCGGAGGCGCAGCGTGCGATGCTCGACCGTCTGTCGGCGGGCGTGGCGCAATTCAGTGGTGACCGCAGCCTCGTCTTCTGTAACCAGCCGTTCCGGCGGATGTTCGCGATGCGGCTGGAATGGCTGGCCGATCGCCCCGAGTTCGACCGCGTGCTGGAGCGGATGCGCGAAGCCAATCGCGTTCCCGAAGTCCGCGACTTCCCCGGCTGGAAGGCGGAGCGGCGCGGCTGGTTCGTCAATGCCGATACCGCGGTCGAGGAGAACTGGCACCTGCCTGGCGGCACGCACCTGCGCGTCGTGGCGCAGCCGATCCCCGACGGCGGATTGATGGTGTTTTTCGAGGATCGTACCGAGCAGGTGCAGCTCGCCAGCGCGCGCGACACGCTGCTGCGCGTCCGTACCGCAACCTTCGACAATCTGTTCGAGGCGTTGGGCGTCTTCTCGGCGGACGGGCGTTTGCAACTCTGGAACAATCGCTTCCGCGCCTTGTGGGATCTGGAGGAGGAGTTCCTCACCGGCCATCCGCGCGTCGACGTGATCGCGGAGAAGGTCGCGCCCAAGCTGTCGAACCCGCGGCGCGCACGTTCGATCGCCGAATTGGTGCGCACAGCGACGATCGAACGGCAGCAACGCGCCGGGCATATCGCGCTGGCGGACGGGCGGCAGTTCGAATTTGCGGCGGTGCCGCTGCCCGACGGCAACGCGCTGTTCACGATGCTCGACATCAGCGACAGCCGCGCGATGGAACAGGCGCTGCGGGAGCGCAACGATGCGCTCGAGGCGGCCGACCAGGTGAAGACCGCGTTCGTCGCGAACATGAGCTACGAGTTGCGTACGCCGCTGACCTCGATCAGCGGTTTCGCGGAGATGCTGCACGGTGGCTATGCCGGCGATCTGTCGCCGGACGCGATCGCCTATCTGGATGCGATCCTCGACTCGGTCGACCGGCTCGGCTTGCTGATCGACGACGTGCTGGATCTGACCTCTACCGACAGCGGTGCGCGCCCGATGGAGCGGGCCGACATCGACGTGGCGGCCGTCGCGCGCGCCGCGGTCGAGGCGTTGCGCGCCACTGCACGGCGGCATCATATCGATCTGGCGGTCGAGGTGCAGCGCTCGGCAGGGCGGCTGGCTGGCGATGCGCGTCGCATTCGGGAGGTCGTCGAGCATCTGCTGCGCCGCGCGATCGGTGCCGCACCCGAGCATGGCAAGGTGGAGTTGTCGGTCAACGGCAACGCGCGTGGTGCACGGATCGTGGTGACGGACAGCGGACCCGGTATGACCACCGAGCAGGTATCGCGCGCCTTCGATCGCTTCGCCGGCGAGGGTGCGCCAACGACCGGCGAGCGAGCGCTCGGTCTCGGTCTCCCGCTCGCCAAGCAATTCGTCGAGGCGCACGGCGGGACGATTGCGCTGCAAAGCGCGCCGGAAACCGGCACGATCGTCACCGTGGAGCTGCCGCGGCGATGAGGCACGGCGAGGAGCGGTTGTTGGACGCCGTGGCGACTGCGGCGGCGGGCGCGCGACTTGCGGAGGTGCTGAAGGCCGGCGACGTCGTGACGCTGACCGGCGGGCTGGGTGCGGGCAAGACCACGCTGGCGCGGGGCATACTCGCTGCGCTCGGACTGGCCGAGGAAGCGCCGAGCCCGACCTTCGCGATCGTTCAGCCATACGACCCGCCAGAGGTGCGGCTGTCGGTGTTGCACATCGATTTATACCGGCTTGATGATCCTTCCGAAGTTGATGAACTGGGGCTCGATGAAGCGAGGCTCGACGCGGCGCTGCTGATCGAATGGCCCGAGCGCGCCGGAGTTGGGCGCTGGCCGGATGCGCTGGCGCTCGACGTGGCATTGGCCCCCGATGGCGCGCGTCGCTTGACTTGGAACGCGCCCGACGCTTGGGACGGGCGATGGCCACGATGATTCCGCCGGCGGACGCGCCCGCCTTTCTCGACGCGCATGGATGGGGCGGGGCTCGCATCGAGCCGCTGGCCGGCGACGCCTCGTTCCGGCGGTATTTTCGCGTCTACGCCGATGCCCGTCGTGCGATCCTGATGGACGCACCGCCGCCGCAAGAAGACCCGCGTCCATTCCTGGCGGTGGCCGAATGGCTCGCCGAGCACGCCTTCGCTGCGCCTGCGATCCATGCCGTCGATCTCGAACGCGGGTTGGTGCTGCTCGAGGATTTCGGTGACGTGCGGCTACGCGAAACCGCGGACGCCGATCCGGAAGCGGCAGTGGC includes:
- a CDS encoding alpha/beta fold hydrolase — its product is MSPTETRYFDSFDGQRIAWRELGEGRPVVLIHGFFSDAQTNWLKYGHAAAIAAAGFRVIMPDLRAHGESARPHDSASYPPDALARDGHALLAHLGLSDYDLGGYSLGARTTVRMLATGATPRRVVIAGMGLDGITRADRRAGHFRNILTNLGKHERGSPEWMAEAFLKTTGGDTVALLGIIDTFVGTPEATLEAIVQPVLVVSGKDDDDNGSAPALADALPQARYVEVPGNHMSAVTKAELGQAIASFLKG
- the ahcY gene encoding adenosylhomocysteinase, whose protein sequence is MATAPVLEKNDYVIKDIGLADFGRAEINIAETEMPGLMALREEYGAAQPLKGARITGSLHMTIQTAVLIETLTALGADVRWATCNIFSTQDHAAAAIAAAGIPVFAVKGETLADYWDYVGSIFDWDVNGDGQTANIILDDGGDATMFALWGAKLEAGATFGEPENDEEVEFQRSVKAFIAKKPGYLTETVKNLKGVSEETTTGVHRLYEIAKKGELPFPAINVNDSVTKSKFDNLYGCKESLVDAIRRATDVMLAGKVACVAGFGDVGKGSAQSLRNGGARVMVTEVDPICALQAAMEGFEVVTMDEAVKRADIFCTATGNADVITADHMKAMKPMAIVCNIGHFDSEIQIAALSNYEWTEVKPGTDLVKFPDGKQIIILAKGRLVNLGCATGHPSFVMSASFTNQTLAQIELWTKSENYKNEVYVLPKHLDEKVAALHLEKLGVQLSKLTPKQAGYIGVPVEGPFKPDHYRY
- a CDS encoding MgtC/SapB family protein, which translates into the protein MRFLTLFHLSPFLDTAISYVTAFVLGTAIGAERQYRQRTAGLRTNALVAIGAAAFVDLGQRLGGDVESIRVISYVVSGIGFLGAGVIMKEGMNVRGLNTAATLWCSAAVGAIAGSDMVAEAVLLTGVVLFANTALRPLVDAINRIPFAGGTVEATYSVTITVAVEEAGPLGDLLVEHLENAQLPVADLATQERGEEQVALVATLVGTNVAHSELDTLVEHLSRVHGIDHATWQVSTHD
- a CDS encoding AMP nucleosidase, yielding MTANDLVRELDRLYTASVDRLKAAITAYIADGSVPERSARNDGAFAYPEIRLRFAGGDGRPTPMRSFGRLVSPGDYRISVTKPAAFADYLVEQLTLLIEDYDVKVDAVPGTQEIPYPYVIEPHHALSLDATSAAELARYFPTTELAFIGDEIADGLWASIDGTRPLALFDGLRTDFSLARLRHYTGTPPEHVQRYVLFTNYHRYVDEFVRWGAQQVSEGGRFTALSGPGGVLFKAGDDPAMLDDSAWRRLQMPAYHLMADDRTGITLVNIGVGPSNAKTICDHLAVMRPEAWVMIGHCGGLRPSQRIGDYVLAHAYLRDDHVLDDMLPPEIPVPAIAEVQQALARAAETVSGQSGDELKRRLRTGTIVTTDDRNWELRYARSALRFSLSRAVAIDMESATIAAQGYRFRVPYGTLLCVSDKPLHGELKLPGQANRFYERAISEHMRIGIETCEELRREGAKLHSRKLRAFNEPPFR
- a CDS encoding YqgE/AlgH family protein codes for the protein MEQATYFTGQFLLAMPGIGDARFDHSVIAMCSHDEQGALGIGVGATVNGLGLHEVLEQLEIAPGVAPDAPVHFGGPVEPRRGFVLHSDDWGGQDTLDVAGRWRLSGTLDVLRAIAAGTGPSQWLVALGYAGWGPGQLEVELTRHGWLNVEDTTDMLFATPVEERWTRGFVAAGVDPRLLSSQCGHS
- a CDS encoding YitT family protein, giving the protein MTPDQPLPHSAIEDAYALTLGCILVVLGLALLHAAGLVTGGTAGIALLISYAVPLPTGALFTLINLPFMWLAWKAMGRRFTLRTVLVGAGVAALGTWTRIGLTIAHIDPAFAALAGGSVIGFGALALARHHAGIGGTGVVTLWLQKTRGWNAGRTQMAIDTLILLTALAFLPPERVGWSAVSSAAISGILIAWHRPGRYRGY
- a CDS encoding peroxiredoxin; translated protein: MPIGIGEPLPSVQLTKLVADGREPIDTADYFKGRRVALFAVPGAYTPTCSAKHLPGFIEKADALKAKGIDEIACTAVNDPFVLEAWAKANDAQGITMLADGNADFAAALGLDMDGTKFGMGRRSQRYAMVVNDGVVESLHVEAPGEFRVSSADHLLETL
- a CDS encoding GFA family protein; this encodes MTGGCQCGGIRYSVVVTDDDAYLCHCRMCQRATGGVFAALKQVPRAAVTWTTRQPDRRASSEIAQRGFCAECGTPLTYEGVRSDNLDLTVGSFDEAHRLKPVGHFGVESRHPAWRDTANLPEKRTQDLPNIVSQWMETRGHVPD
- a CDS encoding aspartate-semialdehyde dehydrogenase: MGYRVVVAGATGNVGREMVNILAERQFPADEIAVLASSRSVGDQIEYGDTGRMLKVQNIEHFDPAGWDMALFAIGSEATAVYAPKFAAAGCTVIDNSSLYRMDPDVPLIVPEVNAAAIDGYKRKNIIANPNCSTAQMVVALKPLHDAATIKRVVVATYQSVSGAGKIGMDELFEQSRNIFVGDPAEPKKFTKQIAFNVIPHIDSFLDDGSTKEEWKMVVETKKILDPKIKVTATCVRVPVFVGHSEALNIEFENELSAEDAQNILREAPGVMLIDKREDGGYVTPIESAGDDATYVSRVREDPTVENGLALWCVSDNLRKGAALNAVQIAELLGRRHLKKADETGEEDFQAVLTAE